Proteins encoded in a region of the Candidatus Abyssobacteria bacterium SURF_5 genome:
- a CDS encoding heterodisulfide reductase codes for MEFGLFLGCNTPAIRPDVERAIRLTMPKLGVDLIDLEGYVCCPAFGTFPSADEDSHLAVSGWNLSLAEQKGLDLLVECGSCYSSLRMGREHILHDEKKRARVNELLQPVGRTVEGKTKVRHISDVLYNDVGLEKIAASIDKKLEGLHAVVQYPCHTLFPSEHVGFDSPPARPHIMRDLVEALGAKVDAFSREYQCCGGAGGFHGTSSAEARAFAQSKFDAIKKETQADFIVVSCITCLMFLDNVQKELNEGNGKYNLPVFDYNQILALCMGFDPKQVAPICSVPRDTIISRL; via the coding sequence ATGGAATTCGGACTCTTTCTCGGATGTAATACCCCCGCAATCAGGCCGGACGTCGAGCGCGCAATCCGGCTCACCATGCCGAAGCTCGGAGTCGATCTGATAGACCTCGAGGGCTACGTCTGCTGCCCGGCTTTCGGCACGTTTCCCTCAGCCGATGAAGACTCCCACCTGGCGGTCAGCGGTTGGAATCTCTCGCTCGCCGAGCAGAAGGGGCTCGATCTGCTGGTCGAATGCGGCTCGTGCTACAGCTCATTGCGGATGGGGAGGGAACACATCCTCCATGATGAAAAGAAAAGGGCGCGCGTGAACGAACTGCTGCAGCCGGTGGGGAGGACGGTCGAGGGCAAAACGAAGGTGCGCCATATCAGCGACGTTCTCTACAACGACGTAGGCCTGGAGAAGATCGCCGCCAGCATCGACAAGAAACTCGAAGGATTGCACGCCGTCGTGCAATACCCCTGCCACACTCTGTTTCCCAGCGAACACGTGGGTTTTGACAGCCCGCCGGCGCGGCCCCATATCATGCGTGACCTCGTCGAGGCGCTGGGAGCGAAAGTCGACGCCTTCAGCCGCGAGTACCAATGCTGCGGCGGCGCTGGCGGCTTCCATGGAACTTCTTCCGCTGAAGCGCGCGCTTTTGCGCAAAGCAAATTCGACGCCATTAAAAAAGAGACGCAGGCGGATTTTATTGTCGTCTCCTGCATTACCTGCCTCATGTTCCTCGATAATGTTCAAAAAGAGTTGAATGAAGGCAACGGTAAATACAATCTTCCCGTTTTTGATTACAACCAGATACTGGCGCTCTGCATGGGCTTCGATCCGAAACAGGTGGCTCCCATCTGCAGCGTTCCAAGAGACACAATCATTAGCAGGCTCTGA
- a CDS encoding PAS domain-containing protein, translating into MVERDFTQWLHAELFDRVPSNVAIINRKYHIIDANQNFSAEFGEWNGKFCYEVFRGRKTPCLSCKADLTFADGKGRVSEERRLNRNGKYSYYVVYFEPIKNSAGDILYVIEMSSDITETRLLQREHDIIFDRVPCYVAVIDNDMTISRNNELFRKTFGESIGRKCYDIYQHRSEPCEDCPAMQTFTDGQTHVASKTGLDKTGQPVYYHVTTAPLSREGREPSHVIEMALDITEVKQLEREVLEAERLAAVGETVAGLAHGIKNVLQGLEGGVYVLKTAMETDDKDLTGQGWDMLEENVDRISAYVKDFLNFAKGHAPHVERVDPVQVAKAVYDLYKDVADRSGVKLLFDPQEGIDPANLDHEGIHVCLSNLISNAVDACEMSDNPHCEVRLSVFERNGSLIYEVADDGCGMDYEVKKKVFTTFFSTKGTARGTGLGLLVTRRITQQHGGKVVFESIEGEGSIFRLKFPRNRLPELSQPQPDNGEAADQ; encoded by the coding sequence ATGGTTGAAAGAGATTTTACGCAGTGGCTTCACGCCGAGCTTTTTGATCGGGTCCCGAGCAACGTCGCGATAATTAATCGAAAGTATCACATCATCGATGCCAACCAAAACTTCTCCGCCGAGTTCGGTGAGTGGAACGGCAAGTTCTGCTATGAGGTTTTCAGGGGACGCAAGACTCCGTGCCTCTCCTGCAAGGCGGACTTGACGTTCGCCGACGGCAAGGGGCGCGTGAGCGAAGAGCGGCGCCTGAACCGCAACGGCAAATATTCCTACTATGTCGTATATTTTGAGCCGATCAAGAACAGCGCGGGCGACATCCTGTACGTGATCGAGATGTCCTCCGATATCACCGAGACGCGCCTGCTCCAGAGAGAGCACGACATCATCTTTGACCGCGTCCCCTGTTATGTGGCCGTCATCGACAACGACATGACAATCTCCCGCAACAACGAGCTGTTCCGCAAGACCTTCGGCGAATCCATCGGGAGAAAATGCTATGATATCTATCAGCACCGATCCGAGCCGTGCGAGGATTGCCCCGCCATGCAAACATTCACCGACGGTCAGACGCACGTCGCCAGCAAAACGGGTTTGGATAAAACCGGCCAGCCGGTTTATTATCACGTGACCACTGCTCCTCTCTCGCGGGAAGGTCGTGAGCCTTCGCACGTGATCGAAATGGCCCTGGACATCACCGAGGTAAAGCAACTGGAACGGGAAGTGCTCGAGGCCGAGCGGCTCGCGGCGGTCGGAGAGACAGTGGCCGGCCTGGCGCATGGCATAAAAAACGTGCTCCAGGGCCTCGAGGGCGGCGTCTACGTGCTGAAGACCGCCATGGAAACCGATGACAAGGACCTCACAGGGCAAGGCTGGGACATGCTGGAGGAAAATGTCGACCGCATCAGCGCCTACGTGAAAGACTTCCTGAATTTCGCCAAAGGACACGCGCCGCACGTGGAGCGGGTCGATCCGGTGCAGGTGGCAAAAGCGGTTTATGACCTCTACAAGGATGTGGCCGACCGGAGCGGCGTAAAGCTGCTGTTCGACCCTCAGGAAGGCATCGATCCCGCCAACCTCGACCACGAAGGTATTCACGTGTGCCTCTCGAACCTGATCTCCAACGCCGTCGACGCCTGTGAAATGAGCGACAATCCGCATTGCGAGGTTCGGCTCTCGGTGTTCGAGCGAAACGGCAGTCTGATCTATGAGGTCGCCGACGACGGCTGCGGAATGGACTACGAAGTCAAAAAAAAGGTGTTTACGACCTTCTTTTCCACCAAAGGAACCGCCAGGGGAACGGGTCTGGGATTGCTCGTCACCCGCAGGATCACCCAGCAGCACGGGGGGAAGGTCGTCTTCGAATCAATCGAGGGTGAAGGCTCCATTTTCCGACTGAAGTTCCCGCGAAATCGGCTGCCCGAATTGTCCCAGCCGCAGCCGGACAACGGGGAAGCCGCTGATCAATGA